In a single window of the uncultured Pseudodesulfovibrio sp. genome:
- the fliN gene encoding flagellar motor switch protein FliN, with the protein MADDQDKLAQEWADALLESGDSDDDPLGNLENVTDPSEAGSADVGNDDEALADEWAAALAETEQDEVRHEKEQAFLSTQTHDYELTDMGPDSKAGSSSGKRDLDFILDIPLEVSAELGRTKLLINELLQLGQGSVVELNKLAGEPLEIYVNGKLVARGEAVVINEKFGIRLTDIISPIERVKQLG; encoded by the coding sequence ATGGCTGACGATCAGGATAAACTCGCACAGGAATGGGCCGACGCCCTGTTGGAAAGCGGCGACTCGGACGACGATCCGCTGGGGAACCTGGAAAACGTGACCGATCCCTCGGAAGCGGGCAGCGCCGACGTGGGCAACGACGACGAGGCCCTGGCCGACGAGTGGGCCGCCGCCCTGGCCGAAACCGAGCAGGACGAAGTCAGACACGAGAAGGAACAGGCCTTTTTGTCCACCCAGACCCACGACTACGAACTGACCGACATGGGGCCGGACTCCAAGGCCGGCAGCTCCTCGGGCAAGCGCGACCTGGACTTCATCCTGGACATCCCGCTGGAAGTCTCGGCCGAACTGGGCCGCACCAAGCTGTTGATCAACGAGCTGCTGCAGCTGGGCCAGGGCTCGGTTGTCGAGCTGAACAAGCTGGCCGGCGAACCGCTTGAGATCTACGTCAACGGCAAGCTGGTGGCTCGCGGCGAGGCCGTTGTCATCAACGAGAAGTTCGGCATCCGGCTGACCGACATCATCAGTCCCATCGAGCGGGTGAAGCAACTTGGCTAG
- the fliO gene encoding flagellar biosynthetic protein FliO, whose amino-acid sequence MQLPAVNSGTTILTTAGYLCLLLGVIFLAYWLLKRFGVPGALTSSGPNGPKLVNRLMLGNRQSLAVVRFRDKDLLLGVTEHNVTLLAEEEAAPEQEPVERKSFASMLKRSVGSD is encoded by the coding sequence ATGCAGCTTCCGGCAGTGAATTCGGGAACCACAATCCTGACCACCGCCGGATACCTGTGCCTGCTGCTCGGCGTCATTTTTCTGGCCTACTGGCTGCTCAAACGGTTCGGCGTGCCCGGTGCGCTGACCAGCTCCGGCCCGAACGGCCCCAAGCTGGTCAACCGCCTGATGCTCGGCAACCGCCAATCCCTGGCCGTGGTCCGCTTCCGCGACAAGGACCTGCTGCTCGGCGTGACCGAGCACAACGTCACCCTGCTCGCAGAAGAAGAGGCCGCCCCGGAGCAGGAGCCCGTCGAGCGAAAGAGCTTCGCCTCGATGCTCAAGAGGAGCGTGGGCAGTGACTAG
- the fliP gene encoding flagellar type III secretion system pore protein FliP (The bacterial flagellar biogenesis protein FliP forms a type III secretion system (T3SS)-type pore required for flagellar assembly.), with product MELAAGQADPQEVSTLLEILFLLTVLSMAPAIMLTMTSFTRIIIVFHFIRQAMGTQQMPPNQILSALAIFMTMVIMYPVGKTINDTALQPYMDETINFTEALTRAQVPLREFMFKHTREKDLSIFYSITKEPRPENKDEVPTIMLVAAYTISELKTGFTIGFLIYIPFLILDMVVASILLAMGMMMLPPVMISLPFKILLFILIDGWNLLVGSLVNTFQ from the coding sequence ATGGAGCTGGCCGCCGGGCAGGCGGACCCCCAGGAAGTTTCGACCCTGCTCGAGATCCTCTTCCTGCTGACCGTTCTGTCCATGGCTCCGGCCATCATGCTGACCATGACCTCCTTCACCCGGATCATCATCGTCTTCCATTTCATCCGGCAGGCCATGGGCACCCAGCAGATGCCCCCCAACCAGATTCTTTCGGCCCTGGCCATCTTCATGACCATGGTCATCATGTACCCGGTGGGCAAGACCATCAATGACACCGCGCTCCAGCCGTACATGGACGAGACCATCAATTTCACCGAGGCCCTGACCCGGGCCCAGGTTCCCCTGCGCGAGTTCATGTTCAAGCACACCCGCGAGAAGGACCTGTCCATCTTCTATTCCATCACCAAGGAACCGCGCCCCGAGAACAAGGACGAGGTGCCGACCATCATGCTGGTGGCCGCCTACACCATCTCGGAGCTGAAGACCGGTTTCACCATAGGCTTTCTGATCTACATCCCGTTCCTCATCCTGGACATGGTCGTGGCCTCGATCCTGCTGGCCATGGGCATGATGATGCTGCCGCCGGTCATGATCTCGTTGCCGTTCAAGATTCTCCTGTTCATTCTCATCGACGGCTGGAACCTGCTGGTGGGCTCGCTGGTCAATACCTTCCAGTGA
- the fliQ gene encoding flagellar biosynthesis protein FliQ — protein MTPEFVVGFARQAIEMTLVISLPMLGIGMAVGIFISIIQAATQIQEMTLTMVPKIIAIFIALLLAFPWIMDKMTAYTTNLFLNLPNYIR, from the coding sequence ATGACACCGGAATTCGTCGTCGGATTCGCCAGACAGGCCATTGAAATGACCCTGGTCATCTCCCTGCCCATGCTCGGCATCGGCATGGCCGTGGGCATATTCATCTCCATCATCCAGGCCGCCACCCAGATCCAGGAGATGACCCTGACGATGGTACCCAAGATCATCGCCATCTTCATCGCGCTGCTCCTGGCGTTCCCATGGATCATGGACAAGATGACGGCCTACACCACCAATCTCTTCCTCAATCTTCCCAATTATATCCGCTAA
- a CDS encoding peptidoglycan-binding domain-containing protein — protein MRKYAFYFLLLCTLAVAAAGCNMPTPESAALNPPPPREVPAPKVIPAAPAQKLDDIKLVSAALIERLRGGRISVDNVTMDPNGQHSVGELDFNYDGFDVKNVAVTGYITAELGPNRVQAMLEGVILFKDMINRRAGVYFCTQYVVTPNNINITKSVVAGIPPDFPRVETYFVPEQAFKEAASGLTSYMDYYLFAIENAEPMTYGEGDSKVGLSGDYYILTFCKDRVFEEASLAMKITDRPYGAGKKLADAISINDSGWRILVAGGKFAPGSSRYKFYVGVTYKQEAESYLPEVVVGEFLNVKKPYAPAPAAQAAPAQSAAMQSAEGPLASGARFLNPVFPEDVEVIQVRLHELGLYNYKIDRDFGPLTRKALDTFNQQHGLPTGQWSLGVQKALFKGTGQ, from the coding sequence ATGCGCAAATACGCCTTTTACTTCCTGCTGCTGTGCACCCTGGCCGTGGCCGCGGCCGGATGCAACATGCCCACACCGGAGTCCGCCGCCCTGAACCCGCCGCCGCCCAGGGAAGTGCCCGCGCCCAAGGTCATACCGGCAGCGCCAGCACAGAAACTCGATGACATCAAACTGGTGTCCGCCGCCCTCATCGAACGGCTGCGCGGAGGCCGGATCAGCGTTGACAACGTCACCATGGACCCCAACGGACAACATTCCGTGGGCGAACTCGACTTCAACTATGACGGATTCGACGTCAAGAATGTGGCCGTGACCGGTTACATCACCGCCGAACTGGGACCGAACCGGGTCCAGGCAATGCTTGAAGGCGTGATCCTGTTCAAGGATATGATCAACCGCCGTGCCGGCGTCTACTTCTGCACCCAGTACGTGGTCACCCCGAACAACATCAACATCACCAAGTCGGTGGTGGCCGGCATCCCGCCGGACTTCCCCAGGGTGGAGACCTACTTCGTCCCGGAACAGGCGTTCAAGGAAGCCGCTTCGGGCCTGACCAGCTACATGGACTACTACCTGTTCGCCATAGAGAACGCCGAGCCCATGACCTATGGTGAAGGCGACAGCAAAGTCGGTCTGTCCGGTGATTACTACATCCTGACCTTCTGCAAGGACCGTGTTTTCGAAGAGGCCTCCCTGGCCATGAAGATCACGGACCGGCCCTACGGCGCTGGCAAGAAGCTCGCAGACGCCATCTCCATCAACGACTCGGGCTGGCGCATTCTGGTGGCGGGCGGCAAGTTCGCGCCCGGCTCCTCGCGCTACAAGTTCTACGTGGGCGTGACCTACAAGCAGGAAGCCGAATCCTACCTGCCCGAGGTCGTGGTCGGCGAGTTCCTCAACGTGAAGAAGCCCTACGCACCGGCACCCGCCGCTCAGGCCGCCCCGGCCCAGTCCGCCGCGATGCAGTCCGCCGAAGGCCCCCTTGCCTCGGGCGCGCGCTTCCTCAATCCGGTCTTCCCGGAGGACGTGGAAGTCATCCAGGTCCGGCTGCATGAACTCGGCCTGTACAACTACAAGATCGATCGCGACTTCGGCCCGCTGACCCGTAAGGCGCTCGACACCTTCAACCAGCAGCATGGCCTTCCCACCGGCCAATGGTCCCTGGGCGTGCAAAAGGCCCTGTTCAAGGGCACCGGCCAATAG
- a CDS encoding peptidoglycan-binding domain-containing protein, which translates to MRIKLIVFALSLLLCRAVTANAAQVEVYLVPMETFRTMPYDVFTDWNALHQLAVRNDAAMTGQSDSPGGCMVMSFLGGTLPPDIRFEAVVKDRMTKGDAPKSQERYMDFQGRRVHMFAAQSSPAGFLERFYINYYSLPVNGGKQTQIARWDPKAGGPGPVPQAAAPAPRPAPAPQPRASAGNDVIDPMAAAEPAPSTTNYAPAPAPAPAPAQNYAPTPAPAPTPNYAPTPAPALAPAPAPAPAMAPAPAPAMASAAPAQGPLERGLAFLNPVFPDDVELIQKRLRELGIYKGPIDKRFGPQTKRSLDHYAVGQGFPKGQWSLGLQKALFQGTGL; encoded by the coding sequence ATGCGCATCAAACTCATCGTCTTCGCCCTGTCCCTGCTCCTGTGCCGGGCCGTCACGGCCAACGCGGCCCAGGTAGAGGTCTACCTCGTGCCCATGGAGACATTCCGGACCATGCCCTACGATGTCTTCACCGACTGGAACGCCCTGCACCAACTGGCCGTGCGCAACGACGCGGCCATGACCGGCCAGAGCGACTCGCCCGGCGGCTGCATGGTCATGAGCTTTTTGGGCGGCACTCTGCCGCCGGACATCCGCTTCGAAGCTGTGGTCAAGGACCGCATGACCAAGGGCGACGCGCCCAAGAGCCAGGAGCGGTACATGGACTTCCAGGGCAGACGGGTGCACATGTTTGCCGCCCAGTCGTCCCCGGCCGGTTTTCTTGAACGGTTCTACATCAACTACTATTCACTGCCCGTAAACGGCGGCAAGCAGACACAGATTGCCCGCTGGGATCCCAAGGCAGGAGGCCCCGGGCCTGTGCCGCAGGCAGCTGCTCCAGCACCCCGTCCGGCCCCCGCGCCGCAGCCGCGAGCCAGCGCGGGCAACGACGTCATCGACCCCATGGCCGCTGCCGAGCCCGCCCCCTCGACCACGAACTACGCGCCCGCTCCGGCACCGGCACCCGCTCCCGCGCAAAACTATGCCCCGACCCCGGCACCTGCTCCCACGCCGAACTATGCCCCAACCCCGGCTCCCGCGCTTGCACCGGCTCCGGCTCCTGCTCCGGCAATGGCGCCCGCGCCTGCTCCGGCCATGGCTTCGGCCGCGCCTGCACAAGGTCCGCTTGAACGAGGCCTGGCCTTCCTTAACCCGGTCTTCCCGGACGACGTGGAACTGATCCAGAAACGCCTCAGGGAACTGGGCATATACAAGGGCCCCATCGACAAACGATTCGGCCCCCAAACCAAGCGGTCCCTGGATCACTATGCCGTGGGCCAGGGGTTCCCAAAGGGTCAATGGTCCCTGGGCCTGCAAAAGGCCCTGTTTCAGGGTACCGGCCTCTGA